The following coding sequences are from one Reyranella humidisoli window:
- a CDS encoding M20 family metallopeptidase: MTGTRDGAIARAEKYFDDGGFFEELQRRVAIPTTSQEEGSMPALQQYVSGEMTESLQKLGYDCTVLPNPRREYGPFLIARRVEDPSQPTVLTYGHGDVIRGQEEQWRSGLSPWKIVIEGDRMYGRGTADNKGQHTINIAALASVMQERGGSLGFNSTILIETGEETGSPGLADFCKANKDALKADALIASDGPRLDHRRPTIFGGTRGTLNFNLKLTMREGGHHSGNWGGLLANPGIIMAHALATITDERGQIKVPEWRPKTLTNSIRAALADAHVDAGEGAPEINEDWGEKSLTPVERVFGWNSFEVLAFKTGNPDRPVNAIPPSAIAYCQLRFVVGTDPHDIVPALRRHLEKHGFGQIEVEQARDVIMNATRLDPENPWAKFASGSIEKTAGQKPNMLPNLGGSLPNEVFTDILGLPTVWVPHSYAACSQHAPDEHLLAPVARDGLRLMTGLFWDLGAQGRPG, translated from the coding sequence ATGACCGGGACACGGGATGGCGCGATCGCCCGCGCAGAGAAATATTTCGACGACGGCGGCTTCTTCGAGGAGCTGCAGCGGCGGGTGGCCATCCCCACGACCAGCCAGGAGGAGGGCTCCATGCCCGCCCTGCAGCAATACGTCTCCGGCGAAATGACCGAGTCGCTGCAGAAGCTCGGTTACGACTGTACCGTGCTGCCCAACCCGCGCCGCGAATACGGCCCCTTCCTGATCGCCCGCCGGGTCGAGGACCCGTCCCAGCCAACGGTCCTGACCTATGGCCACGGCGACGTGATCCGCGGCCAGGAGGAGCAGTGGCGCTCGGGCCTGTCGCCCTGGAAGATCGTGATCGAGGGCGACAGGATGTACGGCCGGGGCACCGCCGACAACAAGGGCCAGCACACGATCAACATCGCGGCGCTTGCCTCGGTCATGCAGGAGCGCGGCGGCTCGCTGGGCTTCAACTCGACCATCCTGATCGAGACCGGCGAGGAGACCGGCTCGCCGGGCCTCGCCGACTTCTGCAAGGCCAACAAGGATGCGCTCAAGGCCGATGCGCTGATCGCCTCGGACGGACCTCGGCTCGACCATCGCCGGCCGACCATCTTCGGCGGCACCCGCGGCACGCTGAACTTCAACCTGAAGCTCACGATGCGCGAGGGCGGCCATCATTCCGGCAACTGGGGCGGGCTGCTGGCCAACCCCGGCATCATCATGGCGCATGCGCTGGCCACGATCACCGACGAGCGCGGCCAGATCAAAGTGCCGGAGTGGCGTCCGAAGACGCTGACCAACTCGATTCGCGCGGCCTTGGCCGACGCCCATGTCGATGCCGGCGAAGGCGCGCCCGAGATCAACGAGGACTGGGGCGAGAAGTCGCTGACGCCGGTCGAGCGGGTGTTCGGCTGGAACAGCTTCGAGGTCCTGGCCTTCAAGACCGGCAATCCCGACCGGCCGGTCAACGCCATCCCGCCCAGCGCCATCGCCTACTGCCAGCTGCGCTTCGTGGTCGGCACCGATCCGCACGACATTGTCCCGGCGCTGCGCCGGCATCTCGAAAAGCACGGCTTCGGCCAGATCGAGGTGGAGCAGGCGCGCGACGTCATCATGAATGCCACCCGCCTCGACCCGGAGAACCCCTGGGCAAAGTTCGCCTCAGGTTCGATCGAGAAGACGGCGGGGCAGAAGCCCAACATGCTGCCCAACCTGGGCGGTTCGCTGCCCAACGAAGTCTTCACCGACATACTGGGGCTGCCGACGGTGTGGGTTCCGCATTCCTACGCCGCCTGCTCGCAGCATGCGCCGGACGAGCATCTGCTGGCGCCGGTCGCCCGCGACGGGCTGCGGCTGATGACCGGCCTTTTCTGGGATTTGGGCGCACAGGGCCGGCCGGGGTAA
- a CDS encoding iron-containing alcohol dehydrogenase, protein MTASGRIVFSRMEEVIFGRPAAQAVAELVERQGAARVFLMVSGTLNRETDEIEKLRRALGNKCVGTFDKMPAHSPRSAVVAAAEQAREARADLIVTLGGGSITDAAKAVQLCLSNDVRTVDDMDRIRGPVEVKPPTVRQISIPTTLSAGEFSAIAGVTNEATKVKEMFRHPLTIPQAVILDPEVTRHTPMWLLLSTGIRAVDHCVEGVCSNESNEFSNASSLHGLSLLARGLARVKADPSDMAARLDCQTGSWLSMAGIAAGVPMGASHGIGYVLGAVFDVPHGHTSCIMLPWVMRWNKPANADRQALIANAMGHPGEDAGDVLDRFIRGLDMPRTLSDVKIGREHFDRIAQQAMGTPWVPRNPRPIPTPAEVREILELAA, encoded by the coding sequence ATGACCGCTTCGGGCCGCATCGTTTTCAGCAGGATGGAGGAAGTAATCTTCGGCCGGCCCGCCGCACAGGCGGTGGCGGAACTGGTCGAGCGCCAGGGCGCCGCCCGCGTCTTCCTGATGGTGAGCGGCACGCTCAACCGCGAGACCGACGAGATCGAGAAGCTGCGCCGGGCTCTCGGCAACAAGTGCGTCGGCACGTTCGACAAGATGCCGGCCCATTCGCCCCGCAGCGCGGTGGTCGCCGCGGCCGAACAGGCCCGCGAGGCCCGCGCCGACCTGATCGTCACGCTGGGTGGCGGCTCGATCACCGATGCCGCCAAGGCCGTCCAGCTCTGCCTCTCGAACGACGTGCGGACGGTCGACGACATGGACCGCATCCGCGGCCCGGTGGAGGTGAAGCCGCCGACCGTGCGGCAGATCTCCATCCCCACCACCCTTTCCGCCGGCGAATTCTCGGCCATCGCCGGCGTCACCAACGAGGCCACGAAGGTGAAGGAGATGTTCCGCCATCCCCTCACCATCCCGCAGGCCGTCATCCTCGATCCCGAGGTGACGCGTCACACGCCGATGTGGCTCCTGCTCTCGACCGGCATCCGTGCTGTCGATCACTGCGTCGAGGGTGTCTGCTCCAACGAGTCGAACGAATTCAGCAACGCCTCGTCCCTGCACGGCCTGTCCCTGCTGGCGCGCGGCCTGGCGCGCGTGAAGGCCGATCCGTCCGACATGGCCGCCCGTCTCGACTGCCAGACCGGCTCCTGGCTCTCGATGGCGGGCATCGCGGCCGGCGTGCCGATGGGGGCCAGCCACGGCATCGGCTACGTGCTGGGCGCCGTGTTCGACGTTCCCCACGGCCACACCTCCTGCATCATGCTTCCGTGGGTCATGCGCTGGAACAAGCCGGCCAATGCCGATCGTCAGGCGCTGATCGCCAATGCGATGGGCCATCCCGGCGAGGATGCCGGTGATGTGCTCGACCGCTTCATCCGCGGCCTCGACATGCCGCGCACCCTGTCCGACGTGAAGATCGGCCGCGAGCATTTCGACCGCATCGCCCAGCAGGCGATGGGCACGCCGTGGGTCCCGCGCAATCCGCGCCCGATCCCGACGCCCGCCGAGGTCAGGGAGATCCTGGAACTGGCGGCCTGA
- a CDS encoding beta strand repeat-containing protein produces the protein MSTTLTFHMTPAFVLEATGHAHGLGTAPVWAYLWLDKPPADTPISDVFTSGPYADPGATNNTTPLIIQGSLTPNVTLGTDGNYNVTVSLTDSAYQYVNGGVAYLLLQSEPLAGHTDLPTSIGNNVGNIQPNSQAWNFGYAAFEYSLLGQGSDQGDLTAIDGWGPNLGVKVSYSNGTSDERGSNLSGQDLLSLLTPLNGSANHTYTAAGSPLNGDSALFVSPSNGFFNKTATPLWPTTVWDTLPDGTGTGYLTAFASLTDVTLSGVSNGEPDANGIWHNSQYYEYTVSSLTLAANTGTNGWGAAGTYFLFSPSSSSQTQGYMLISAATLQENLYAAGQGTATMWSSWDSTTPANSVPYVIPGSGQPSGTEATDNSFNPSANNQYGTIFTNLFTGFTAGYWGSIANQANPFSQGTAGPDNLGAGSVNLDDSRNWASAYAFDGNRDTTASPVPAYQHYDPYSKIFFENTNVYGSAFSDNLSSGLTPGPLIALSQPGSGSGTSPSNNVTNIDLYVYASTETGNYTEPVGANYLKPLGADYLIPTQTSGLSVLVNGQAAGLLIREDATIKLGIYTGKSGSGHATFDYVTVETGGNLWQNFSVTGSAGSWSAGADAADPNPPAVGTFAINDLPSPASPAVGGVYWYQLVVGDDSGDQKVYDFYATAASTSPGVISTSDLSVAAGGGATFPPGTLTSSQIQLALNPASTMPSGLLDFVYNSQFSPMPAAPVAGTLAGLVFTAIDGQNGTGIYDPISQTTTVTPAILIASASATLAFGWTGTNNGTHSGTPTGSISTGLPTSGLISNFTNKINAGDVARITIVDAATNTALGTTVSGTADLDGQWQTWGGAGPASITLAEGIYSATMMEMMPNGTTPFGSATGTQSAPLYILVSSTSSYADTAANISNALVALQALETQVGSPFPVTVSDNGLIAMNFAGITGYANVLLQTTNANTTPYGLAITDSSATIVANIAALNSNTHVETIGFSDAGIPTLTFTDADFTAYSTAIGEMVGQRTIVVTGTSGTFSSFEQDYRHGVLSSGANGSGVLVLTREFAVHYTGGNITDAPSYEHDTDSMGRTVLDYYSSPVNTNAITVATSALPSIYQSGGAARSTFTTVTYEYANGVTTPASSAYTYFNPGPGGSTGEEDVFDVNGNLIEATLVGFNPTADQGKAASSTFYEMINGVQTTVATGTHYEYTTAQPGTNYTDLVDMWDTSTTPRLLKQVFSGLSGPESTFFSSYEYHYLGGTLSGSKYVLAPVTGQSYTGGEIHLDGDHNLSKIVASGITSQAYSSYEYDYAYANGAYGGGAVVAQKYYFTNIEGQSYTTREVDLDASGNTTKVVYSGYTVTGNQPYSSLEYDYSGGSLTGSKGYVTNIAGQDWTGEVHEFNAAGQLVSQLYTGVTNQTSTSYEFEYANGNGVLTGKNFYFTDIANQGYSSYEYSYDAANTLTLATYNMNDGGHVLNGQGISQTINSIFDDTMTGGGGSDTFAFTPYFGQAIITDFIAADDKVSLPGSEFADYTYVQNNSAVVAGNMVITGTNGDTLTLQGVTTLPGSTDFLFV, from the coding sequence ATGTCGACGACCCTGACGTTCCACATGACTCCCGCCTTCGTTCTGGAAGCCACGGGCCATGCGCACGGCTTGGGCACCGCGCCGGTGTGGGCCTATCTGTGGTTGGACAAGCCGCCGGCGGATACCCCGATATCCGACGTCTTCACCTCCGGCCCCTATGCCGATCCGGGTGCGACCAACAACACGACGCCGCTGATCATTCAGGGATCTCTCACCCCGAACGTCACATTGGGCACCGACGGCAACTACAATGTGACGGTGTCGCTGACGGACAGCGCCTATCAGTACGTGAACGGCGGCGTTGCCTATCTCCTGCTGCAGAGCGAGCCGTTGGCCGGTCACACGGACCTGCCGACGAGCATCGGAAACAATGTCGGAAACATCCAGCCGAACTCGCAGGCGTGGAACTTCGGCTATGCGGCCTTCGAGTACTCGCTGTTGGGCCAGGGCTCCGACCAGGGCGACCTCACCGCGATCGACGGCTGGGGGCCCAACCTGGGCGTGAAGGTCTCGTATTCGAACGGCACCTCCGATGAGCGTGGCTCGAACCTGAGCGGCCAGGACCTGCTGAGTTTGCTGACGCCGCTCAACGGCTCGGCGAACCACACCTACACGGCCGCCGGAAGTCCGCTCAACGGCGACTCCGCGCTCTTCGTGTCGCCGTCCAACGGCTTCTTCAACAAGACGGCCACGCCGCTCTGGCCGACCACTGTCTGGGATACGCTTCCCGACGGAACCGGAACCGGATATCTCACGGCCTTTGCCTCCCTTACCGACGTCACGCTGTCGGGCGTCAGCAATGGAGAACCCGACGCCAATGGCATCTGGCACAATTCCCAGTATTACGAGTACACCGTCTCCTCGCTGACCCTGGCGGCGAACACGGGGACCAACGGCTGGGGGGCCGCCGGCACCTACTTCCTGTTCAGCCCGAGCTCGTCGAGCCAGACCCAGGGCTACATGCTGATCAGCGCGGCCACGCTGCAGGAAAACCTGTACGCCGCGGGTCAGGGCACGGCGACGATGTGGAGCAGCTGGGACTCGACCACCCCCGCCAACTCCGTCCCCTACGTCATCCCTGGCAGCGGACAGCCGTCGGGGACGGAGGCGACCGACAATTCCTTCAACCCCTCGGCCAACAACCAGTACGGCACGATCTTCACCAACCTGTTCACGGGTTTCACTGCAGGCTACTGGGGCTCGATCGCCAATCAGGCGAACCCGTTCAGCCAGGGCACCGCCGGCCCCGACAATCTGGGCGCGGGCTCTGTGAACCTCGACGATTCCCGCAATTGGGCCTCGGCCTATGCGTTCGACGGCAACCGCGACACCACCGCGTCGCCGGTGCCGGCCTATCAACACTACGATCCCTATTCGAAGATCTTCTTCGAAAATACGAACGTCTACGGCTCGGCCTTTTCCGACAATCTGTCGAGCGGCCTCACGCCCGGTCCGCTGATCGCGCTGTCCCAACCCGGTTCGGGCAGCGGCACCAGCCCGTCGAACAACGTCACCAACATCGATCTCTATGTCTATGCCTCGACCGAAACCGGCAACTACACCGAACCGGTCGGCGCCAACTACCTGAAGCCGCTCGGCGCCGACTACCTGATCCCGACGCAGACGTCGGGGCTTTCCGTGCTGGTCAATGGCCAGGCGGCAGGTCTTCTCATCCGCGAAGACGCCACCATCAAGCTGGGCATCTACACCGGCAAGAGCGGCAGCGGGCACGCGACGTTCGACTATGTGACGGTCGAGACCGGCGGCAACCTTTGGCAGAACTTCAGCGTAACGGGGTCGGCGGGATCCTGGTCGGCCGGCGCCGACGCCGCGGATCCCAATCCCCCTGCCGTCGGGACGTTCGCCATCAACGACCTGCCGTCGCCGGCCAGCCCGGCCGTCGGCGGAGTCTACTGGTACCAGCTCGTCGTCGGCGACGATTCGGGCGACCAGAAGGTCTATGATTTCTACGCCACGGCCGCCTCGACGAGCCCGGGCGTCATCTCGACCTCGGACCTCAGCGTGGCCGCCGGCGGCGGCGCGACCTTCCCGCCCGGCACGCTGACCTCCAGCCAGATCCAGCTTGCGCTGAATCCTGCCAGCACGATGCCGAGCGGTCTCCTCGATTTCGTCTACAACAGCCAGTTCTCGCCGATGCCGGCCGCCCCGGTGGCGGGCACGCTGGCGGGCCTCGTGTTCACCGCCATCGACGGTCAGAACGGCACCGGCATCTACGACCCCATATCCCAAACCACAACCGTCACGCCGGCGATCCTGATCGCCTCCGCCTCCGCCACCCTGGCCTTCGGCTGGACCGGGACGAACAATGGAACCCATTCGGGAACGCCGACCGGATCGATCAGCACCGGCCTGCCGACGAGCGGCCTCATCTCCAACTTCACCAACAAGATCAACGCCGGCGACGTCGCCCGGATCACCATAGTAGACGCCGCCACCAACACGGCACTGGGCACGACAGTGAGCGGGACCGCCGATCTCGACGGCCAGTGGCAGACCTGGGGCGGCGCGGGGCCCGCAAGTATTACGCTGGCGGAAGGCATCTACAGCGCGACCATGATGGAGATGATGCCGAACGGGACCACCCCCTTCGGCAGCGCGACCGGCACCCAGAGCGCGCCGCTCTACATTCTCGTCTCGTCGACCAGCAGCTATGCCGACACTGCTGCAAACATTTCGAATGCCCTGGTGGCCCTTCAGGCCCTCGAGACCCAGGTCGGCAGCCCGTTCCCGGTGACGGTTTCGGACAATGGCCTGATCGCCATGAACTTCGCCGGCATCACCGGCTATGCAAACGTGCTCCTGCAGACGACGAATGCGAACACGACGCCCTACGGGTTGGCCATCACCGACAGTTCCGCGACCATCGTCGCCAACATCGCCGCGCTGAACAGCAACACCCATGTCGAGACCATCGGCTTCAGCGATGCCGGCATCCCCACCCTCACCTTCACGGATGCCGATTTCACGGCCTACAGCACCGCGATCGGCGAGATGGTGGGCCAACGGACGATCGTCGTCACGGGAACGTCGGGCACCTTCTCGTCCTTCGAGCAGGACTATCGCCACGGCGTGCTGTCGAGCGGCGCCAATGGCTCCGGCGTGCTCGTCCTGACGCGGGAGTTCGCCGTCCACTATACGGGCGGCAACATCACGGATGCGCCGAGTTACGAGCACGACACCGATTCGATGGGGCGCACGGTGCTCGACTACTATTCGAGCCCGGTCAACACCAACGCGATCACCGTCGCCACCAGTGCGCTGCCCTCCATCTACCAGTCCGGTGGGGCTGCCCGCAGCACCTTCACGACGGTCACATACGAATACGCCAACGGCGTCACGACGCCCGCGTCGTCGGCTTACACCTATTTCAACCCCGGCCCGGGCGGCAGTACCGGCGAAGAAGACGTCTTCGACGTCAACGGCAACCTGATCGAGGCGACACTGGTCGGATTCAATCCGACAGCCGACCAGGGCAAGGCGGCCAGCAGCACTTTCTACGAGATGATCAACGGCGTGCAGACGACCGTCGCCACCGGCACCCACTATGAGTACACGACAGCCCAGCCGGGCACGAACTACACGGACCTGGTGGACATGTGGGACACGTCGACCACGCCCCGCCTCCTGAAGCAGGTGTTCTCCGGACTGTCCGGCCCGGAAAGCACTTTCTTCTCGTCCTACGAATATCACTATCTCGGCGGCACGCTGAGCGGCAGCAAGTACGTCCTCGCACCGGTGACAGGCCAATCCTACACCGGCGGCGAGATCCATCTCGACGGCGACCACAACCTTTCCAAGATCGTCGCCAGCGGGATCACCAGCCAGGCCTATTCGTCCTACGAGTACGACTATGCCTACGCCAACGGCGCCTATGGCGGCGGCGCGGTGGTCGCGCAGAAGTACTACTTCACGAACATCGAAGGGCAGTCCTACACGACCCGCGAGGTCGACCTCGACGCATCGGGCAATACGACGAAGGTCGTCTATAGCGGCTATACCGTCACCGGCAACCAACCCTACTCCTCCCTGGAATACGATTATTCGGGTGGCAGCCTGACCGGCTCGAAAGGCTATGTGACCAATATCGCGGGGCAGGACTGGACCGGCGAGGTCCACGAATTCAATGCGGCGGGCCAGCTCGTGAGCCAGTTGTACACGGGCGTCACCAATCAAACGAGCACGTCGTACGAATTCGAGTACGCCAACGGCAATGGCGTGCTCACGGGCAAGAACTTCTACTTCACCGACATCGCCAATCAGGGCTACTCGTCTTACGAGTACAGCTACGACGCCGCCAACACGCTGACCCTGGCCACCTACAACATGAACGATGGCGGCCATGTCCTGAACGGACAGGGCATCAGCCAGACCATCAACAGCATCTTCGACGATACGATGACCGGTGGCGGCGGCTCCGATACGTTTGCCTTCACGCCCTACTTCGGGCAGGCGATCATCACCGACTTCATTGCGGCAGACGACAAGGTCTCTCTGCCAGGTTCGGAATTCGCCGACTACACCTACGTCCAGAACAACAGCGCGGTGGTCGCCGGGAACATGGTGATCACGGGCACCAACGGCGACACCCTGACCCTGCAGGGCGTGACCACCCTGCCGGGATCGACGGACTTCCTGTTCGTCTAG
- a CDS encoding ChrR family anti-sigma-E factor: protein MSRHPAPEELLLDYAAGALPAGPSLAVELHVALDSQSKRTVERLVALGGALIEREPAPIEARLDETALERTLARLEAVPVEPKPSLPRHRHPGFDWAPAPLVPHLRPGMDWRRVMGKFDEIRLDLPGDFHRVSLLRLESGRGLPEHKHSGYEYTVVLQGGYTDETGNYGVGDFAVGPGSVRHEPIADPGEPCIAMIVVEKPIVLTGPWGRWLNPLVSRGLI from the coding sequence ATGAGCCGCCATCCGGCGCCTGAAGAACTGTTGCTGGACTACGCCGCGGGCGCGCTGCCCGCCGGACCCAGCCTCGCGGTTGAACTACACGTCGCCCTGGATTCGCAGTCAAAGCGGACGGTAGAGCGGCTGGTTGCCCTGGGGGGCGCGCTGATCGAGCGCGAGCCGGCGCCGATCGAGGCCCGGCTGGACGAAACGGCGCTTGAACGCACCCTGGCGCGCCTCGAAGCCGTTCCGGTCGAGCCGAAACCGTCGTTGCCGCGCCACCGCCACCCGGGCTTCGATTGGGCGCCGGCCCCGCTGGTGCCCCACCTGCGGCCGGGCATGGATTGGCGCCGCGTGATGGGCAAGTTCGACGAGATCCGTCTCGACCTGCCGGGCGACTTCCATCGCGTGTCGCTGCTGCGGCTGGAATCGGGACGCGGCCTGCCCGAGCACAAGCATTCCGGCTACGAGTACACGGTCGTCCTTCAGGGCGGCTACACCGACGAAACCGGCAACTACGGCGTCGGTGATTTCGCCGTCGGTCCGGGCTCCGTGCGTCACGAGCCGATCGCCGATCCGGGCGAGCCGTGCATCGCGATGATCGTGGTCGAGAAGCCGATCGTGCTCACGGGCCCGTGGGGCCGCTGGCTCAATCCGCTGGTCAGTCGCGGCCTGATCTGA
- a CDS encoding carboxymuconolactone decarboxylase family protein, with the protein MSRIPYYEVENATGKHAELLGKLNPMLNIYRMLANSEQGAKGFLRMGNGLLYRCELNPVLRELAIIRVGRLSRTAYEVFQHERIGREVGVTEDKIAALRDATIEAPAFDDNEKAVLRYTDDVVRNVRASDKTLKAVQAFLTPGALVELTLTIGYYMMVCRFLESMGVDGEEGQAEWLKTAKL; encoded by the coding sequence ATGTCGCGCATTCCGTACTACGAAGTCGAAAACGCCACCGGAAAGCATGCCGAATTGCTCGGCAAGCTCAATCCGATGCTCAACATCTACCGGATGCTGGCGAACTCGGAGCAGGGCGCGAAGGGCTTCCTGCGGATGGGCAACGGGCTGCTCTATCGCTGCGAACTGAACCCGGTGCTGCGCGAGCTGGCGATCATCCGGGTCGGCCGGCTGAGCCGCACCGCCTACGAAGTGTTCCAGCACGAGCGCATCGGCCGCGAGGTCGGCGTGACCGAAGACAAGATCGCAGCCCTGCGCGACGCCACCATCGAGGCGCCGGCCTTCGACGACAACGAGAAGGCCGTGCTGCGCTATACCGACGACGTGGTGCGCAACGTCCGGGCGTCCGACAAGACCCTGAAGGCGGTGCAGGCCTTCCTGACGCCGGGCGCGCTGGTCGAACTCACCCTGACCATCGGCTACTACATGATGGTCTGCCGGTTCCTCGAATCGATGGGCGTCGACGGCGAGGAAGGCCAGGCGGAGTGGCTCAAGACGGCCAAGCTGTAA
- a CDS encoding sigma-70 family RNA polymerase sigma factor, translating to MLSADEAADLIEAIATRQDRAAFARFFNHFAPRVKAFIMRGGADAEAAQEVAQEALIMVWRKAASFDRTRASATTWLYTIARNKRIDLLRRNNRPAIDTEDWLTVFAPEADDADKSVLAGQTYTRVKELLSGLSADQLVVIEKAFFEDKTHTVIAEELKLPLGTVKSRIRLALGRLRDALEKDEP from the coding sequence ATGCTTTCAGCCGACGAGGCCGCCGATCTGATCGAAGCCATCGCGACCCGTCAGGATCGCGCGGCTTTTGCCAGATTTTTCAATCACTTTGCGCCCCGCGTGAAGGCCTTCATCATGCGTGGCGGGGCAGATGCAGAGGCCGCGCAGGAAGTGGCGCAGGAAGCCCTGATCATGGTCTGGCGCAAGGCCGCCAGTTTCGATCGGACCCGGGCCTCCGCGACCACCTGGCTGTACACGATCGCGCGCAACAAGCGGATCGACCTGCTGCGGCGCAACAACCGGCCGGCCATCGACACCGAGGACTGGCTCACGGTTTTTGCCCCCGAAGCGGACGACGCCGACAAATCCGTCCTCGCAGGTCAGACGTATACTCGCGTGAAGGAGCTTCTCTCGGGCCTGTCAGCCGATCAGCTGGTGGTGATCGAGAAGGCATTCTTCGAGGACAAGACCCACACGGTCATCGCGGAAGAGTTGAAGTTGCCCCTGGGAACGGTGAAGTCGCGCATCCGGCTGGCGCTGGGACGCCTGCGGGACGCGCTGGAGAAAGATGAGCCATGA
- a CDS encoding alpha/beta fold hydrolase: MRTLFLALLFGLLVSSATAQPVPRWMTLPPTPSLPPAVSSGHAPVNGISIWYATFGSGPPVILLHGGLANSNYWGHQVPELAKTHRVIVMDSRGHGRSTRDAQPYGYALMASDVIGLMDFLGLPQAAVVGWSDGAIIGLSMAMTNPQRVSRLFAFAANSDPGGVKDVTKSPVFMEFIARGQKEYEALSATPRDYKKFVEEISTMWATQPNWTARDLAGIKVHTWIVDADHDEAIKRENTEFMAGAIPDAGLLLQPEVSHFSMLQAPRQFADDIRRFLERKWD; encoded by the coding sequence ATGCGCACCCTCTTTCTTGCCCTCCTGTTCGGCCTGCTCGTCTCTTCCGCGACCGCCCAGCCAGTGCCGCGCTGGATGACCCTGCCGCCCACGCCGTCGCTGCCGCCCGCCGTGAGCAGCGGTCACGCGCCGGTTAACGGCATCTCGATCTGGTACGCCACTTTCGGGAGCGGGCCGCCGGTCATTCTGCTGCATGGCGGCCTGGCGAACTCGAACTACTGGGGCCATCAGGTTCCGGAGCTGGCGAAGACCCACCGGGTCATCGTCATGGACAGCCGCGGCCACGGGCGCAGCACGCGCGACGCGCAGCCTTACGGTTACGCGCTGATGGCCTCGGACGTGATCGGCCTGATGGACTTCCTGGGCCTGCCGCAGGCCGCCGTGGTGGGCTGGAGCGACGGGGCGATCATCGGGCTCAGCATGGCGATGACCAATCCGCAGCGCGTGTCACGTCTCTTCGCCTTTGCCGCCAACTCCGATCCCGGCGGCGTCAAGGACGTGACCAAGAGCCCGGTCTTCATGGAGTTCATTGCGCGGGGCCAGAAGGAATACGAGGCGCTTTCGGCGACGCCCCGCGACTACAAGAAATTCGTCGAGGAGATCAGCACCATGTGGGCGACGCAGCCCAACTGGACGGCCCGCGATCTCGCCGGCATCAAGGTCCACACCTGGATCGTCGACGCCGACCACGACGAGGCGATCAAGCGCGAGAACACGGAATTCATGGCAGGCGCCATCCCCGATGCGGGACTGCTGCTCCAGCCTGAAGTAAGCCATTTCTCGATGCTTCAGGCGCCACGGCAGTTCGCCGACGACATCCGGCGCTTCCTCGAGCGGAAGTGGGACTGA